From the genome of Megachile rotundata isolate GNS110a chromosome 3, iyMegRotu1, whole genome shotgun sequence:
GTCAGTGTAACTTATGTTTATGTAATAATAACCATGCATAAATATCTTAAATGAATAACTTATGTATTCAAACTCAAGGTGACTTATGTGAAATATAAATCTCAaacgaaaatttgtaattaacttTCTATAAAAATGAAGGCAAtgagattattattataaaaatgcatTCAACATATTGTAGCCTTAATATAGTAATATGTAACTTACTAGGAgcagttgaaatttttaaaatattagtactgacattaaaattttattagaaatataacACACAATGTAAAACATGAtactataaaattacatatttaataaataaaaattatataagtcTAGGCACAAAAGAACATTAGTCTTTCCCTGTTTTAATATGTATAAGCATATAAAAAGAGATATTTCTTGAGGATTtaagatattatttttattttaatatttacatgtgTATTCGAAATATACTTATGTATCTATGTATTTGAACTATACATGTTCTAATACATTGTAGATTTGTAGCTTTAATGTAATGTTAATTAAAAGCTATCTCAAATTTCATCAATCATTAGAACATGTAAATTCTATAGTATAGCAATAtctgatttaatttttattgtgtgtGAAGTACcaaaaaatactaaaacaatACAGATAACAATGTTCATAtcatttgttattaaattttactttaagtgtaataaataaatgcatTAAAATTTATGTGAATAAGTAAAAGTGGCTACCTGTGACAtccattatttttatgtaataaaaatataaaagtattttcTATATGCGTgaactatatttctaaatacatttttctgtaatataattttttaattgtaatgtTTTATCATCTTAGAACATTTATTGAGATATGTACAAATGTAACCTATATAAATAGGAATGTTCATCTATTACTGCATTGTTtggtttaaataatataaaagcactcaaatttatttatttttcaaaataacacCTTTGCTTTGGAGATCTTTTTTAGCTTCTTCTATTtgctaaaaaaaagaaataaaattaagtaaatagtttataatatatatattttatatttatttgtatacatACTTCCTGTAATTCAGCAGCTGCTTTTTCACAGTTATTAAATGTGAACACTCTATATAAGATGATAACAGCTGCATAAACACCACATAAAAATAGTACAATGAGTGGACAGAAAAGAATAACTTGTTGCCATTCTGTGATAAAAGATGAATTAATATTTCCTGTAATCACAGCAGTCCAAATACCAACAaataaagttataaataaaagccATTCCATTAACTTCGTCATCTGAAAATATCAAACGAAAATTCTTTTGTTCAACAGCTGTAATATTTGTTGTTTGAATGCTTTATAACCAAACAAATGTTATTGAAAGGATT
Proteins encoded in this window:
- the Dpm3 gene encoding dolichyl-phosphate mannosyltransferase subunit 3; this translates as MTKLMEWLLFITLFVGIWTAVITGNINSSFITEWQQVILFCPLIVLFLCGVYAAVIILYRVFTFNNCEKAAAELQEQIEEAKKDLQSKGVILKNK